The Vitis vinifera cultivar Pinot Noir 40024 chromosome 12, ASM3070453v1 genome has a segment encoding these proteins:
- the LOC100245380 gene encoding chloride channel protein CLC-c-like isoform X2, with translation MLKDKYGLAFVTFAGCNMVLAIAAAVLCAYIAPSAAGSGIPEVKAYLNGIDAHSILAPSTLFVKIFGSILGVSAGFVVGKEGPMVHTGACIASLLGQGGSRKYHLTWKWLRYFKNDRDRRDLITCGAAAGVAAAFRAPVGGVLFALEEVTSWWRSALLWRTFFTTAVVAVVLRALIEFCRSGKCGLFGQGGLIMFDVNSSQATYDTPDLLTVIFLGIVGGIFGSLYNFLVDKVLRTYSIFNEQGPKFRVLLVIVISLLTSCCAYGIPWLAQCKPCPIELKNECPTVGRSGNYKNFQCQPGHYNDLASLFLNTNDDAIRNLFSNGTQNEFQLSTLVIFFAAVYCLGIITYGIAVPSGLFIPVILAGASYGRIVGTVAGSLTSLDVGLFSLLGAASFLGGTMRMTVSLCIILLELTNDLLMLPLMMLVLLISKTVADCFNKGVYDQIVRMKGFPYMEAHAEPYMRHLVAKDVVSGPLITFSSIEKVGNILHALKTTGHHGFPVIDEPPFTDAPELCGLVLKSHLLVLLKGKKFSKTRMLVGSEILKTFEANDFAKAGSGKGVKLEDLDITAEEMEMYVDLHPITNTSPYTVVETMSLAKAAVLFRELGLRHLCVVPKTHARPPIVGILTRHDFMPGHIRGLYPHFNSSK, from the exons GTATGGTCTGGCATTTGTAACATTTGCGGGTTGTAACATGGTTTTGGCAATTGCTGCGGCTGTCCTCTGTGCTTACATTGCCCCTTCAGCTGCGGGCTCTGGCATCCCTGAGGTGAAAGCATATCTCAATGGCATAGATGCTCATTCTATATTGGCTCCAAGTACCCTCTTTGTAAAG ATTTTTGGTTCCATTCTTGGAGTGTCTGCTGGATTTGTTGTGGGTAAGGAAGGGCCCATGGTCCATACTGGCGCTTGCATAGCCTCTTTGCTTGGGCAGGGAGGATCCCGCAAATACCATTTGACATGGAAATGGCTCAGATACTTCAAAAATGACAGGGATCGTCGTGATTTGATTACCTGTGGTGCTGCAGCTGGTGTGGCTGCTGCTTTCCGTGCTCCAGTGGGTGGGGTCCTCTTTGCACTTGAAGAAGTAACTTCATG GTGGAGAAGTGCTCTTCTCTGGAGAACCTTTTTTACAACAGCTGTAGTAGCAGTGGTGTTGAGAGCCCTCATAGAATTTTGTCGGAGTGGCAAGTGTGGGTTATTTGGGCAAGGAGGTCTGATCATGTTTGATGTCAATTCGTCTCAAGCCACTTATGATACCCCTGATTTACTGACAGTCATATTCCTTGGAATTGTTGGTGGCATTTTTGGAAGCCTCTACAATTTTCTCGTGGATAAGGTCCTTCGTACGTATAGCATCTTCAATGA GCAAGGTCCTAAATTTCGGGTCCTGCTTGTCATTGTCATCTCCCTCCTGACATCTTGCTGCGCTTATGGTATTCCATGGCTGGCACAGTGCAAGCCTTGTCCAATTGAGCTGAAGAATGAGTGCCCCACCGTAGGCCGCTCTGGAAACTACAAGAACTTCCAATGTCAACCAGGCCATTACAATGACCTTGCCTCCCTCTTTCTCAACACCAATGATGATGCCATACGCAACCTATTCAGCAATGGCACCCAAAATGAATTCCAACTCTCCACCCTTGTCATTTTCTTTGCTGCTGTATACTGCCTTGGCATTATTACTTATGGCATTGCTGTTCCCTCGGGGCTATTTATCCCTGTCATACTTGCTGGAGCCTCCTATGGTCGCATTGTTGGGACAGTTGCTGGCTCTCTGACTAGTCTTGATGTGGGTCTCTTTTCACTCCTTGGAGCTGCCTCCTTCCTGGGTGGCACCATGAGAATGACAGTCTCCCTCTGTATCATTCTCCTGGAACTTACCAATGATCTGCTAATGCTCCCATTGATGATGCTGGTTCTCCTTATTTCAAAAACGGTTGCAGATTGTTTCAACAAGGGTGTCTATGACCAAATAGTGAGAATGAAGGGGTTTCCTTATATGGAAGCCCATGCAGAGCCATACATGAGGCACCTGGTCGCAAAGGATGTTGTTTCTGGTCCATTAATCACCTTTTCGAGCATTGAAAAGGTGGGAAATATACTACATGCTTTGAAGACAACAGGCCATCATGGGTTCCCTGTCATTGATGAACCGCCTTTCACAGATGCACCAGAGCTGTGTGGGCTTGTTTTGAAGTCTCATTTGCTGGTTTTACTCAAAGGGAAGAAGTTTTCAAAGACGAGGATGTTGGTCGGATCAGAAATCTTGAAAACATTTGAGGCGAATGATTTTGCTAAGGCAGGATCAGGCAAAGGAGTCAAACTGGAGGACCTGGACATCACAGCCGAGGAGATGGAGATGTATGTTGATCTACATCCTATCACCAATACATCCCCATACACAGTTGTGGAAACGATGTCTCTAGCAaaagctgctgtcctctttcgGGAACTAGGCCTTCGACATTTGTGTGTGGTGCCAAAGACTCATGCT AGGCCGCCGATTGTGGGAATTTTGACAAGGCACGACTTCATGCCGGGGCACATACGAGGGCTCTACCCTCATTTCAACTCTAGCAAGTAA
- the LOC100245380 gene encoding chloride channel protein CLC-c-like isoform X3 produces MVLAIAAAVLCAYIAPSAAGSGIPEVKAYLNGIDAHSILAPSTLFVKIFGSILGVSAGFVVGKEGPMVHTGACIASLLGQGGSRKYHLTWKWLRYFKNDRDRRDLITCGAAAGVAAAFRAPVGGVLFALEEVTSWWRSALLWRTFFTTAVVAVVLRALIEFCRSGKCGLFGQGGLIMFDVNSSQATYDTPDLLTVIFLGIVGGIFGSLYNFLVDKVLRTYSIFNEQGPKFRVLLVIVISLLTSCCAYGIPWLAQCKPCPIELKNECPTVGRSGNYKNFQCQPGHYNDLASLFLNTNDDAIRNLFSNGTQNEFQLSTLVIFFAAVYCLGIITYGIAVPSGLFIPVILAGASYGRIVGTVAGSLTSLDVGLFSLLGAASFLGGTMRMTVSLCIILLELTNDLLMLPLMMLVLLISKTVADCFNKGVYDQIVRMKGFPYMEAHAEPYMRHLVAKDVVSGPLITFSSIEKVGNILHALKTTGHHGFPVIDEPPFTDAPELCGLVLKSHLLVLLKGKKFSKTRMLVGSEILKTFEANDFAKAGSGKGVKLEDLDITAEEMEMYVDLHPITNTSPYTVVETMSLAKAAVLFRELGLRHLCVVPKTHARPPIVGILTRHDFMPGHIRGLYPHFNSSK; encoded by the exons ATGGTTTTGGCAATTGCTGCGGCTGTCCTCTGTGCTTACATTGCCCCTTCAGCTGCGGGCTCTGGCATCCCTGAGGTGAAAGCATATCTCAATGGCATAGATGCTCATTCTATATTGGCTCCAAGTACCCTCTTTGTAAAG ATTTTTGGTTCCATTCTTGGAGTGTCTGCTGGATTTGTTGTGGGTAAGGAAGGGCCCATGGTCCATACTGGCGCTTGCATAGCCTCTTTGCTTGGGCAGGGAGGATCCCGCAAATACCATTTGACATGGAAATGGCTCAGATACTTCAAAAATGACAGGGATCGTCGTGATTTGATTACCTGTGGTGCTGCAGCTGGTGTGGCTGCTGCTTTCCGTGCTCCAGTGGGTGGGGTCCTCTTTGCACTTGAAGAAGTAACTTCATG GTGGAGAAGTGCTCTTCTCTGGAGAACCTTTTTTACAACAGCTGTAGTAGCAGTGGTGTTGAGAGCCCTCATAGAATTTTGTCGGAGTGGCAAGTGTGGGTTATTTGGGCAAGGAGGTCTGATCATGTTTGATGTCAATTCGTCTCAAGCCACTTATGATACCCCTGATTTACTGACAGTCATATTCCTTGGAATTGTTGGTGGCATTTTTGGAAGCCTCTACAATTTTCTCGTGGATAAGGTCCTTCGTACGTATAGCATCTTCAATGA GCAAGGTCCTAAATTTCGGGTCCTGCTTGTCATTGTCATCTCCCTCCTGACATCTTGCTGCGCTTATGGTATTCCATGGCTGGCACAGTGCAAGCCTTGTCCAATTGAGCTGAAGAATGAGTGCCCCACCGTAGGCCGCTCTGGAAACTACAAGAACTTCCAATGTCAACCAGGCCATTACAATGACCTTGCCTCCCTCTTTCTCAACACCAATGATGATGCCATACGCAACCTATTCAGCAATGGCACCCAAAATGAATTCCAACTCTCCACCCTTGTCATTTTCTTTGCTGCTGTATACTGCCTTGGCATTATTACTTATGGCATTGCTGTTCCCTCGGGGCTATTTATCCCTGTCATACTTGCTGGAGCCTCCTATGGTCGCATTGTTGGGACAGTTGCTGGCTCTCTGACTAGTCTTGATGTGGGTCTCTTTTCACTCCTTGGAGCTGCCTCCTTCCTGGGTGGCACCATGAGAATGACAGTCTCCCTCTGTATCATTCTCCTGGAACTTACCAATGATCTGCTAATGCTCCCATTGATGATGCTGGTTCTCCTTATTTCAAAAACGGTTGCAGATTGTTTCAACAAGGGTGTCTATGACCAAATAGTGAGAATGAAGGGGTTTCCTTATATGGAAGCCCATGCAGAGCCATACATGAGGCACCTGGTCGCAAAGGATGTTGTTTCTGGTCCATTAATCACCTTTTCGAGCATTGAAAAGGTGGGAAATATACTACATGCTTTGAAGACAACAGGCCATCATGGGTTCCCTGTCATTGATGAACCGCCTTTCACAGATGCACCAGAGCTGTGTGGGCTTGTTTTGAAGTCTCATTTGCTGGTTTTACTCAAAGGGAAGAAGTTTTCAAAGACGAGGATGTTGGTCGGATCAGAAATCTTGAAAACATTTGAGGCGAATGATTTTGCTAAGGCAGGATCAGGCAAAGGAGTCAAACTGGAGGACCTGGACATCACAGCCGAGGAGATGGAGATGTATGTTGATCTACATCCTATCACCAATACATCCCCATACACAGTTGTGGAAACGATGTCTCTAGCAaaagctgctgtcctctttcgGGAACTAGGCCTTCGACATTTGTGTGTGGTGCCAAAGACTCATGCT AGGCCGCCGATTGTGGGAATTTTGACAAGGCACGACTTCATGCCGGGGCACATACGAGGGCTCTACCCTCATTTCAACTCTAGCAAGTAA